Part of the Trichoderma asperellum chromosome 1, complete sequence genome is shown below.
GTCATGTTGAGGACGGcggagcagatgaagagggcgaggatgaCGGCGGAGATGGGGATGTCGACGGAGCGGGTTGGGGAGCCGCCGAGGCCGGCGTATTTTGGGGGGTAGGGGGGGCCCTGGTGGTGAAGATTAGCATTGATGTTAGTTgtcatgatgaagatgatgatgttggtgttgtggtgtttttttggtgttggaCATACATGCATCTGCATGGCGCCGCCGGCTTGACCGCTGGATGCCATGGTTTTTTGATAGTTTTCTGAATCAACTGGGATTTTGAGAGATGTTCCCCctgattttatttattctttttgttgATGATTGTTGTGGTGTTGGAGGGCTCTCTCTTCTGTGCAAGTAAAGTGGGCTGATGATGCGTATAAGTCGTCGCCCTTTTAAGCCACACCACCAAGATGATCGAGTTCGTGCGAGTACGGCACAGttcaatatatatatatatactgaaaaaaaaatatatatttagagTTATAGTGCTCGTTAGTCGATAATAGTAAGGGTTATGAGAATGGAAACGGAATGCTGTATGATGTCGTTCGTCATGTAGAGAAAAGCGAGTGTGACGAGGCGAATGTGGTGGGACAAGAAAGAAGCGTGGccactatataataaaagaaaatgaagaatcaAAGCAACATTCCGTCATTGTACATGAGCCTAAGAAGGATTCATGCCCTGGAGCCCACGGATTTTTTCGTTTTTGTCCTATCGccgcagctcagctcagctcagctttctcccttttgccttgtgctactactactatgctctcctccctccccccccgTTTGGCCTCGCGCCTAAACAGCATCGAACCACCGACAATGGATCATTTGCTTGCATCTGCTATCTGCTAGACTGAGAAGCTAATAGTACTAGGGCCTTGCAGGATCTGTAAGCAGGAAGGGCCGTCTTCGATGCAAAAGCCCGTAAACAGCGGCCCCCCTGTATACGGCGACTTGGGCACGTTGCAAGGCCGCAGCGTCGGTGCTCGCACTTGTGGCAAGATCCGTCCGGGGTTGGGGCTAGGACAGAATTGTAACGTGTAAGGCTTGCGAGTGTGCGTTTTTGGTGGTGGGAAGCGGGACACCCACGGTGAGGTGCTTGATTTAACGTTAAAGAGCGGGAAAATTGGGGCGAAAGGGGGTAGCCGAAGTCTTGGCCGTGTAGGTTAATTCCATGTAGGTGGATACCCGGGTCTCAGTGTTGGTTATTGTGCTGCTGGTTGTATTGTGTGTTACGGGCATTGTATTGTTGGTTGGTTGCTTGTCTGTCTCTACTGCAGCTGGTTCAGACTCAGCTaatgccatcatctccatcttctcttctttaatTACCCCAGTGCTGTGTTCTAGATTATCACTACTTCAACACGCACAACAAACATCATGGATgaatcaaaaaaaaaaaaaaaaaaaaaaaaaaaaaaaaaatcgtcaACGTAATTGTCCAGCACGGCGACCAGCGCGGCCGCTCTTATCGCGGCGTCTAAATCGACCGTTTCAACAGTCAACAGGGCTGATTGCAGCAGCCAAAATCACGGGGCGTCGGTGCGTCGGCGCTTGACTGTCGGCGCGACGCTCGCCATCGCGCCGACACTGCTTAAGTAATCGGCCTGGATTCGCCCGACTCACATAAATGATAACGAAGGCGAAGGCTATAAACGCCGGCACTGATgacaaagaaggggaaaatacctagaagaaagagaaaaactaCTATTTTTTATGGGTTTATAATGGAGCTGCGTGCGTATTTGATTTCGGTCTCAAAAGGCTGGACTGCGCTTCTGAGTCGTGCCCACGTGGAGAGCTACACACACAAGTCATGCGCGTGTAAGTGGCCGTTGATATGTCTTGCATGGAACGCGGGCGATCGACCTTGATGGTTCGTCTTGTGCTCGTGCTTGTGGATATACCTATTTGTAATTACAAGATGGGATGCCAACGTATTTGATATGCTTAATATCAAACTTGGCGAACAGTAACGCCTTGGGAGTGAGTACGATTGGTGGATTTGGCAGCATTTGATGCAGCCTTATGGAAGTGATGGGCGGGTGGACGCGGTTCATCGAAACAAGGCCCTACTCTCCCGAATACTAATGCGGTATATGCCATGTAAGTTTAGGAATGAAGAGATGCAGTCCCTATTTCTCTTGGAAACAGATGGCGAGTATTCACAGGGAAAATTATACTAACATGGAAGTTTGAGTTTGGAGATACCTAACacataaaattatttaaaaatcgCGCTCTTACTTATTCCGCATACTTCTCTcccaaaaaaaatccttctaTGATGTCTTTGGCGTTGATATATCTGCCATCCTTTATCTTCTTGTCAATCTCTGCAAACCTTTCCAACATGATGTATGTCTTGTTTGATGCAACCATTTTCCCAAAATGATGTTTAACAATTCTAGCTCTGTCACCTCGTTCATAATTTTTGCGTTCCTTAGCCAGTCGATCACAGGCTAAAATTAGTGAGCTCAATCCCGCGGCGATAGCTGTGGAAACTGAGCTTCCTGATATGTAATCCTTTGACTCAAGAAAAGGGACCGTGCCCGCAGCCACGTCGATACCTCGAATTGCATACTGAAAGTATGACGGCGCATTTGGACTCACTATCCCAAATTCATCACAAGCTGTGATGGTTATCGTATCACTGTAGCCTGATATACAGCTCTTCTCGGTGTTTAAGCCTTCGTCAGGGGTGCTACAGAGTATAATAATACCTTTGCTTATGGCGTCGGCGCAAGCATTGGATAAACCAATTGTTCCCTCTAAAATGGCAAAACTCATGGAAATGATATCGACATCTTGGCTTATTGCCCACCTAACAGCCTTAAGGGACATGAagcaattaaaaaattaGCAAAGATTGAGCTGGAAAAAAATTCCATCTACTAAGGCATAACTCACTCGTTCAACTCGCGCTGGGATGATTCCAGATCTCCCTTCAGCGACCTTGGCCACGTAAAGATCACAACAAGGATCAATGGCACATATTAGATTTGCCATCTGGGTGCCATGTGGGTCAGACGCAAACAGCCAAGAACTAACGCGAGATTCGTCATCCACGAAAGATCGGCCTTTCTTGATGCGTGACCACAAAGTCTTGTATTCGCCGTCTTTCTCAATCCGGTATCCATTTGAAGTAGTGTTCTTTTTATAAGAAGAATCCGAAACATTAAGAGCAGATGAGTATTCAGAAACATTAATAGCCTTTGAGGCAACTGAAGGGGCTTCAACTGATGGAGAAATGCTTAAAATCCCATTATCGATCACAGCAACTCGGATTGGGCGGAATTTTGCAGAgccttctttattaatatcaGGCGCATGGGTTTGGTCTTCTTTAGTAATGTCGCGCGCATGGGTTTGGTCTTCTTTAGTAATATCACGCACATAGGTTCGGTAACCTTTGATAAAACGAGATAGCTTCGGCACAGCACGTTCAGCTCTAGTAATATTCAGCGAATGAAATAAATGATTGGCTGCGCGATCTGGGTAACAGGGAGGAGCACTTACATCTCTCCCAAATCggcttctctttcctctgtTGGATTCCACGGCCGGATACTGACACCGACTGTGAGCTTCCAAATGTCATCGGCATCTTGAGTGTCCTGGGAATTCGAAGTGTTCTGAGTATTCTCCAAGCGCAGTTTTTCTCGTTTCTCGTTTATTTCTTCGCTCAGTCTGCTAAATTCGCTTTCGATAAAAGCGACGATGGCGCGGCATCTATCTCGAGTCGCCAATTCCTTCGCATTTCAATCAGCGCATTGCGTGTAGTAGGCTGGTCATACGACACAAACCTGTATAACATATATTTCAAGCGTTGTAAGCTAATCATGCTTTTTGTCAACATCAAAAGGATATAATACTGCAGTAAAGAAAGTTGACATGTTACACAACCTACATTCGTAAGTGAGCAAATCCCATCTTCGCTTAACCAATGACTGATTACTGCTCGTTTGCCGCTGGTATAAAGATGAAGTTCTCTGATTTGTTGCAGTGCATTATTTTCACTGGGTTCCGAATTTTTGAAAACCGATATAGAGAGGTCCAGTATTCTCCAGTTGAGAACTTCCacattaaactttttaacaTATATGCCTATACTGACCTCATCATGAGGATTCACAAGCCTATCTAAAACTGTCAGTTCGATAATATCGGtaactttcttttccttttttagcCAATCGAGAACGTCGAAGATTTCACTATGTTCGAATTGAATGTTATCGCcaaatctctctctcttgtcgACTTGGAGATCCAGGGCCGGAAACGCAGCATATTTAAGCGTCTCTTCATAAGACAGTAGATTTGCATAGTCTTGATGACGGATGAGCGAACGAACAAAGTCCGATACGCTGTAAGCCTTGGAATTAAACCGTGAGAGATCAAAACACAGTTCATTGACTTAGACTATCAGATTATTTTGAAATAGCGCCTCTATAGGATGTAGGAAGTTGCTCTTACCGGTTTCTAAAAGAGTAGATCACATTCAAGTTAACAAGTAATAAATATGAGGGGAAATAACTCGCCAAGTTTCTACGTACCGTCAGACAGCTGGAAAATCTCAAGCAGGTCTTGCATTTTATTTACTCTTTTGCTCTTAATCGTCGCTGCGACTATGAGATCGCGAATTTCTCTTTGAGTGACTTTGCTTGCTTCATCTTTCAAAACCCGACGAATAGACATAGAATTCTCCATAATATTGTTATTATGCCAGAGTGGATAGTGATTATGGCTTCGAGTAGTGATCGACTCATCATCGTATTGCAAAAATTTCTTCACAAATCCAATTTTTTGGTGCTGGAcagcaagatgaaggagCCCAGATGTGTCAGACTTGAAAATGGATTCATTCTTGCTCCAGACTTCCTCTAGATCGAGCTGAATTATTTTCTCCACAACTTTCTCATTAGTTCTACTCTGCGGATCAGCGGCTTTGATCAGAGTATTGATGACATCCACTTGTTTTGTACGCCTTTCCGTGGACCTTGTATCTTGATTTGCGTCTTCATCCGTGTCTTGATTCGTGATTTTGTCAATATTCTCTAGAGGCTGAATTGCTGAGAGAATattgttggtgttggcgaATTTCTTTCTGCGTTCAGGTTGTTGCAGGAATACTTCTACGACATTTCCTCTGCCTTTTTTCAAGGCATCTGTGAATGTTGTATCTGGCTTATCTGCTATACCAGTATTGAATCCCAAAAGTGCATGCAGGCCTCCTAGATCTCCGGCTtgagcagtagcagcaagaGACAGAGGAGTCTTTTCAGATGTTGAATCTGGGTTTTTCAGTTTCAAAATATGAAGTAATATATCAGGCTGGAAATGTCGTCCTTCATGAATCATATGCTTTATTGCCTTGCCGTTACCATTTGCAGCAGCTATATGTAGAGGAGTGCTTTTAGAATTGCCCTTTTCACTGCGTGAATGAACTTTGTCAAAATGACAATTTCTCGTGAGAGGTTTCCATTCCGAAACTGGAAACTGCTTAGAAGTCGTATGAGGAGTGTAAAGATTGATGAACGACAGATGCGGCGAAACTTCAATGATGATtcgaataataataatgcaGATATTTTTTTCATTACCGATATCCTCTTTTGCAGCTTCTGTCCGAACTGCTGAGAAACCACAATCATCGGCGCCCAGTTCACATTGCTGCACAGCCCTGTCGAGGACCAACCAACGTATACAATCATCTATTTcatgtgtttttttttcgtcttttaAGAAAATTTTGATCTCTGAAATGACCCTTGGTAACTCTTCATGTCTAGCTGCAGCTTCCAAAGCCGTTCTAAGGTATTTGAAGAGATCGTAAGCTTGATCATGCAACCGGATTTTGGAAGGCCCCTCGTCTTTTCGGCGCTTTTTCCATTCCTTGATTATTGTGTGGTCGACGGATTGGATATTTGAGGGTTCTTTTTGATCTACCGTCGTTTTGACGCTATCGGTATTTGATGCGAGCTCCGTACGCGTCTGACTGCTCCGAATATCGATGCTAAGAGACATGTTCGCAagtagggaaaaaaaaggaatgacTTGTCAGCAAACTCCAATTTTCTGAATTGAATAATTCTTCGATGTAGTTCCAAAAGTAGCAACTCGTCGTTATCAGGAAGCTGTgagttgatgatgaggactCTAAAAATCACAGTGTAGGTAAGCTAGGCGATGCGAGCGACTTTAGGTgccaaaaagaggagaagatgtgaaaagaatagaaacGGAAGAAATGATAAGGCATTTAGATGCAGAAAGTACACAGCATGCACATAGGCATATTTGCCTAGGCTACCTATATGTACCTGTCAGGTACACAGCACTGGCTCGTCGAGTCACACCAATTGGATATGCATGTAAATAGGATTGGGCTCGACTGCAGCTGCATCTACCTCATTGGTTTTCAGCTTGTAATTTCGGTGAGAAACTTTCAAGGAACTTTTGAATCTGCCACCCTCCCTTACTCTGCACGAATACCCATATGTATTCTGGGGTATATAATTTTAGCTACAGGTAGTAATTATACCACCACCATTTCATATCTGCAATATTACATGAAGGCAGCCAATTTCTAATCTCAGAGTTAActcttattttttactaatatattttattaattatcaTTACACCTAATGgatattttatttctctttttttttcttttcatttcttttctttttttttttttttaaaaaaaaagaaaaaaacttatatttctATTTATGTTGTCTATTTGTAATAACGGCTTGTTAAATGTCCAGTTGGATGTAGCTAAATTGTCATAACTAAATGTTGGACTATTGTATatccctttaaatatattagaatTGCTTAAAATTGTTGGTTTATAATACGCCATTAAGGTTGACTTCCAATATCTCTTACTATCGCAATATATCTATgacattctaatcctatacctagtatagggtaactagttcccaagggataaacctttaacgttgggtttatgttagtagaaagatataaaggatcttataagcagtcttagttatatagctaataactttaaataaaggtttaatttagttattatataaatactatattaataactaattatttaagctatatttaataaatatattaaatagtcttatatagtaagttattttatagttattatttatataagttatattatacttaataaaaatactttcttaaagttatagttttattttataagtaggtatatattttattaaaaatacatttcctttattataattaattatcttatctatagtttacctagaggtatatactaaagggattttatatagttggtttataatataatgcctctcttttattagttttattcttaaggCCTAAAACTacataaagttttatttttctttcctttagtaataaataactatatttctttataataccttataatatttttaaataatattttttaatttttaaaagcttaattaattattataaagcagtaataataattattaagactattaaggtttttattatactttattctttttataatttttatagcttgccctataaaatagcaatagggtataataaatatttaaaatatatctataaaggttaaatatataataaaaatagtatttctttagctatagataagtatttttctttagcttttaataaatatatattttattaatttatatttttaatatagtatttaatagctaaaa
Proteins encoded:
- a CDS encoding uncharacterized protein (EggNog:ENOG41~TransMembrane:1 (o1034-1055i)~MEROPS:MER0000312); amino-acid sequence: MSLSIDIRSSQTRTELASNTDSVKTTVDQKEPSNIQSVDHTIIKEWKKRRKDEGPSKIRLHDQAYDLFKYLRTALEAAARHEELPRVISEIKIFLKDEKKTHEIDDCIRWLVLDRAVQQCELGADDCGFSAVRTEAAKEDIGNEKNICIIIIRIIIEVSPHLSFINLYTPHTTSKQFPVSEWKPLTRNCHFDKVHSRSEKGNSKSTPLHIAAANGNGKAIKHMIHEGRHFQPDILLHILKLKNPDSTSEKTPLSLAATAQAGDLGGLHALLGFNTGIADKPDTTFTDALKKGRGNVVEVFLQQPERRKKFANTNNILSAIQPLENIDKITNQDTDEDANQDTRSTERRTKQVDVINTLIKAADPQSRTNEKVVEKIIQLDLEEVWSKNESIFKSDTSGLLHLAVQHQKIGFVKKFLQYDDESITTRSHNHYPLWHNNNIMENSMSIRRVLKDEASKVTQREIRDLIVAATIKSKRVNKMQDLLEIFQLSDETVNELCFDLSRFNSKAYSVSDFVRSLIRHQDYANLLSYEETLKYAAFPALDLQVDKRERFGDNIQFEHSEIFDVLDWLKKEKKVTDIIELTVLDRLVNPHDEVSIGIYVKKFNVEVLNWRILDLSISVFKNSEPSENNALQQIRELHLYTSGKRAVISHWLSEDGICSLTNLTTLEIYVIQELATRDRCRAIVAFIESEFSRLSEEINEKREKLRLENTQNTSNSQDTQDADDIWKLTVGVSIRPWNPTEEREADLGEIAERAVPKLSRFIKGYRTYVRDITKEDQTHARDITKEDQTHAPDINKEGSAKFRPIRVAVIDNGILSISPSVEAPSVASKAINVSEYSSALNVSDSSYKKNTTSNGYRIEKDGEYKTLWSRIKKGRSFVDDESRVSSWLFASDPHGTQMANLICAIDPCCDLYVAKVAEGRSGIIPARVERAVRWAISQDVDIISMSFAILEGTIGLSNACADAISKGIIILCSTPDEGLNTEKSCISGYSDTITITACDEFGIVSPNAPSYFQYAIRGIDVAAGTVPFLESKDYISGSSVSTAIAAGLSSLILACDRLAKERKNYERGDRARIVKHHFGKMVASNKTYIMLERFAEIDKKIKDGRYINAKDIIEGFFLGEKYAE